In Vibrio alginolyticus NBRC 15630 = ATCC 17749, one genomic interval encodes:
- a CDS encoding MarC family protein — protein MKELIVHTVTVFMGFFAIMNPIANIPIFLSLTADEDKETIRSIALRSVFIAFIIIAIFSIAGKLIFDLFGITLYALRITGGILVFLIGFNMLQGDSTHQKTKEKAYSPAQQRAALSIAVSPLAMPILAGPGTIATAMNFATAGGFDQTIITIVSFAVLCVITYVLFLFGDKLVKAVGPSALNVVTKMMGLILAVIGTQMFIDGAGEAYKTVFS, from the coding sequence ATGAAAGAACTCATTGTTCATACAGTTACGGTGTTTATGGGCTTCTTTGCCATCATGAACCCTATCGCCAATATTCCCATCTTTTTGAGTTTAACTGCTGATGAAGATAAAGAAACCATCCGTTCCATTGCGCTCCGCTCGGTTTTTATTGCATTTATTATCATCGCGATATTTTCTATTGCCGGTAAGTTAATTTTTGATTTGTTTGGCATCACGCTTTATGCATTGCGAATAACAGGCGGTATTTTGGTGTTTTTGATAGGTTTTAACATGCTTCAAGGTGATTCGACGCATCAGAAAACCAAAGAGAAGGCGTATTCACCAGCTCAGCAACGGGCGGCATTGAGTATTGCAGTGTCTCCACTGGCGATGCCAATATTAGCTGGGCCTGGAACGATTGCTACCGCGATGAACTTTGCGACAGCGGGTGGTTTCGATCAAACCATTATTACTATCGTTTCTTTCGCTGTCCTCTGTGTGATCACCTATGTACTGTTTTTATTTGGAGACAAATTGGTCAAAGCGGTTGGACCAAGTGCTCTAAATGTTGTGACTAAAATGATGGGCTTAATTCTAGCGGTTATTGGTACTCAAATGTTCATTGATGGCGCGGGCGAAGCCTATAAAACGGTTTTCTCCTAG
- a CDS encoding patatin-like phospholipase family protein yields the protein MATKAIVVEGGAMRGVFASGVLDAFLEQSYKPFDFAVGVSAGASNLIGYLTDYPHRSINVITKLATSKRFFDPTRFVKGGDLIDVKWLFEESNRLYPVDENKLFNGVPFLAATTNVDTGQADYYRVTRDNFHHAIEATTALPIAYKHTPCFSGGCYTDGGVADSIPVREAYRRGARDITVVLSHPLNYAKKPVKTTWLMKKLFAEHPKMADAMLRRADNYNQSLEFIRNPPPGTHVRVIAPPDNFHVQRLSMRQSVLLEGYEMGLIEGRAHLTSLSGVYGLDRENCHFCV from the coding sequence ATGGCAACAAAAGCAATTGTAGTAGAAGGTGGCGCGATGCGAGGCGTCTTCGCAAGCGGAGTGTTAGATGCGTTTTTAGAGCAGAGTTATAAACCGTTTGATTTTGCAGTCGGTGTATCTGCTGGTGCATCAAATTTGATTGGGTATTTGACCGACTACCCGCATCGCAGTATTAACGTCATTACTAAGCTGGCCACAAGCAAACGCTTTTTTGACCCGACTCGCTTCGTTAAAGGTGGAGACCTCATCGATGTGAAGTGGTTGTTTGAAGAATCTAATCGCTTGTATCCCGTCGATGAAAATAAACTGTTTAATGGCGTTCCTTTTCTCGCAGCGACAACAAATGTAGATACAGGGCAAGCAGATTACTATCGCGTGACACGTGATAATTTTCACCATGCGATTGAAGCGACAACAGCGTTACCGATTGCCTACAAGCATACCCCTTGTTTTTCTGGTGGTTGTTATACCGATGGTGGGGTCGCTGATTCTATCCCAGTGCGTGAGGCTTATCGTCGAGGGGCTCGCGACATAACCGTAGTACTCTCTCACCCGCTGAATTATGCCAAAAAACCAGTTAAGACCACATGGCTGATGAAGAAACTGTTTGCGGAGCACCCCAAAATGGCGGATGCGATGTTAAGACGTGCAGATAACTATAATCAATCATTAGAGTTTATTCGTAACCCTCCACCAGGAACACATGTTAGGGTGATTGCCCCACCAGATAATTTTCATGTTCAGCGCTTATCAATGCGACAATCCGTTTTACTAGAAGGGTATGAAATGGGGCTGATTGAGGGGCGAGCGCATCTCACTAGTTTATCTGGTGTTTATGGTTTAGACCGGGAAAATTGTCATTTTTGCGTTTGA